TGTTAATCGCATGAAGGCACAAAGTAAAGAAGAGCCGCTTGTGATTGCAACTGGAGGATTAGCCAATTTAATTGCTGGGGAGACGCAAGTAATAGATGTCGTCGATCCATTTTTAACATTAAAAGGTTTATATAAGTTATATAAACGTAACCAATAAGAAAAGAGGGACTTTTCATTTATGAAAGATTATTTAGTTCGAGGTTTAGGATTTAATGGGCAGGTACGTGTTTTCGCTGCTTGTACAACAGCCACTGTAGGAGAAGCACAACGCCGTCATAATACATGGCCAGTTGTGTCAGCGGCTCTTGGCCGTTCCATGACTGCTGGTGTCATGATGGGAGCTATGTTAAAAGGTCAAGAAAAGATTACGATTAAAATCGAAGGTAATGGTCCAATCGGTCCTATGGTAATTGACAGTAACGCTCAAGGCGAAGTCCGTGGTTTTGTAACAAATCCACATGTGCATTTTGATTTAAACGAACAAGGTAAATTGGATGTACGAGCTGGTGTCGGCACGGAAGGTGCGTTAACGATTGTCAAGGACCTGGGCTTACGTGATATGTTCTCTGGTCAAACACCAATCATATCTGGAGAAATTGCAGAAGATTTTACTTACTATTTTGCAACATCTGAACAGGTACCTTCATCTGTGGGACTTGGTGTACTAGTAAATCCAGATAATTCTATTCTAGCAGCGGGCGGCTTTATTCTTCAACTGATGCCGGGCTGTGAAGAAGAAACAATTGATGCAATCGAGCAACATTTAGCGACGCTAGAGCCTGTATCGAAAATGATTGAAAAGGGCTATACGCCAGAGCAAATTTTAGAGGCTGTATTAGGAGAAGGAAAAGTCCAAATTTTAGATTCAATGCCGGTTGAATTTAAATGTCAATGTTCAAAAGAGCGATTTGGTGCAGCAATTTTAGGTTTGGGTTCGCAGGAAATTCAAGAAATGATTGATGAAGATGGTGCGGCTGAAGCGCAATGTCACTTCTGTTTAGAAACATATCATTTCTCAAAAGAAGAACTAGAAGGTTTTATCGATGAGCTCAACGCGTAATCGGAGACCACAGACATCTTCAACACCCAACCAAACGCCCTTATTGCAACGCCGTTTAAAAACAAAACCGGCTTTAATAGTTATTGCTATATTATTACTAGGGAATTTTTTATGGTTTATTGCTTGGTTAATTCCAAATAAAGGTCAGGAAATTGGTAGCGACGAACAAGTCGCTACCGTTGATGGCGATGTAATAACACGCCAAGACTGGATGATTGCTATGGAAGAACGCTATGGTAAAGAAACTCTCCAAAACTTAGTGAATGAATCTGTTATGGAAAAGGCTGCTGATAAATATAAAATAAAAGTGTCGAATCAAGAGATTGATTTAGAACTTGCCCTAATGCGTTCAGCTCAAGATAAATTCGATACAGCATTGCAAAATCTTTCGGCTGACCAGTTAAAGCAGAAAATTCGCTCGGAGCTTATTTTAGATAAAGTACTAACAAAAGATGTAGTGATTAAAGAAGACAGTATAAAAAAATACTATGAAGAAAATAAAGCGTTATATAATACTGACACAAGTTATCGTACAAATTTTATTGAGGTAGACTCAAAAAAAGCTGCTGAAGAAGCGCTAAGTGAACTAAAAAATGGTTCTGATTTTTCTGTGCTGGCACGTGAAATTTCAATTGACAGTGCATCGGCTAGCTTAGGTGGAGACATCGGCTTCTTAACAGAAGAGCAAGGTAATATTGATCCAGCTCTGTTAAAGGCGGTTAAAACTTTATCGGCAAATGAAATTAGTAAGGTATTTAAGTTAGATAATGGCCATTACGGAATCGTGCAAGTTCAAGAAGTAATAGAAGGTCAATCCTTTACATATGACGATGTGAAAGAACATATCGAACGGGAGCTTGCGTTGGAGCAATTGCAACAATCTATAACACCTGAAGCATTTTGGTCTGAATTTAAGGCGACTTGGTATTATGGTGAAGAA
This DNA window, taken from Lysinibacillus sp. FSL M8-0337, encodes the following:
- the hslO gene encoding Hsp33 family molecular chaperone HslO encodes the protein MKDYLVRGLGFNGQVRVFAACTTATVGEAQRRHNTWPVVSAALGRSMTAGVMMGAMLKGQEKITIKIEGNGPIGPMVIDSNAQGEVRGFVTNPHVHFDLNEQGKLDVRAGVGTEGALTIVKDLGLRDMFSGQTPIISGEIAEDFTYYFATSEQVPSSVGLGVLVNPDNSILAAGGFILQLMPGCEEETIDAIEQHLATLEPVSKMIEKGYTPEQILEAVLGEGKVQILDSMPVEFKCQCSKERFGAAILGLGSQEIQEMIDEDGAAEAQCHFCLETYHFSKEELEGFIDELNA
- a CDS encoding peptidyl-prolyl cis-trans isomerase, coding for MSSTRNRRPQTSSTPNQTPLLQRRLKTKPALIVIAILLLGNFLWFIAWLIPNKGQEIGSDEQVATVDGDVITRQDWMIAMEERYGKETLQNLVNESVMEKAADKYKIKVSNQEIDLELALMRSAQDKFDTALQNLSADQLKQKIRSELILDKVLTKDVVIKEDSIKKYYEENKALYNTDTSYRTNFIEVDSKKAAEEALSELKNGSDFSVLAREISIDSASASLGGDIGFLTEEQGNIDPALLKAVKTLSANEISKVFKLDNGHYGIVQVQEVIEGQSFTYDDVKEHIERELALEQLQQSITPEAFWSEFKATWYYGEEKK